A genomic window from Silvibacterium dinghuense includes:
- the iscU gene encoding Fe-S cluster assembly scaffold IscU, translating into MAYSDKVIDHYNNPRNVGQLDKSSDEVGTGLVGAPECGDVMRLQIKVNPETQVIEEAKFKTFGCGSAIASSSLATEWVKGKTVEEALQIKNTDIVKELALPPVKIHCSVLAEDAIRAAIGDWKKKNGVAEGAEAPAVAAH; encoded by the coding sequence ATGGCATACAGCGATAAGGTCATTGACCACTACAACAACCCCCGGAACGTAGGCCAGCTCGACAAGTCGAGCGATGAGGTCGGTACCGGTCTTGTCGGCGCGCCCGAGTGCGGCGACGTCATGCGTCTGCAGATCAAGGTGAACCCCGAGACCCAGGTGATCGAGGAGGCCAAGTTCAAGACCTTTGGCTGCGGCTCGGCCATCGCTTCGTCCTCGCTCGCCACGGAGTGGGTGAAGGGCAAGACGGTTGAGGAAGCGCTGCAGATCAAGAACACCGACATCGTGAAGGAGCTCGCGCTTCCTCCGGTGAAGATCCACTGCTCGGTGCTGGCGGAGGACGCCATCCGTGCCGCCATCGGCGACTGGAAGAAGAAGAACGGCGTTGCCGAGGGCGCGGAAGCTCCGGCCGTAGCCGCCCACTAA
- a CDS encoding IscS subfamily cysteine desulfurase — translation MSNTQNDTVTVPAGVRLPIYMDYHATTPLDPRVLEAMMPYFTTVFGNAASRNHSFGWEAEAAVEKAREQVAKLIGATAKEIIFTSGATESNNLAIKGIAEMYRERGNHIITQVTEHKAVLDTCKRLEKSGYRVTYLPVKADGLIDIEDLKRAIDDKTILVSIMFANNEIGVLQPVAEIGKLCHEKGILFHTDAVQAVGKVPVNVQTMNIDVLSLSGHKLYGPKGVGALYVRRRNPRVQIAEQINGGGHERGMRSGTLNVPGIVGLGKACEIAGDEMEAETKRLTALRDRLKNKFEGALDHIHVNGSMEHRLPGSLNMSFVYVEGESLLMGINDIAVSSGSACTSATLEPSYVLKALGLGDDVAHSSIRFGLGRFNTEAEVDYVADKLIDVVQKLRELSPLYEMVKEGIDLTKIEWTAH, via the coding sequence ATGAGCAACACGCAAAACGATACCGTTACTGTCCCGGCAGGGGTTCGCCTTCCTATCTATATGGACTATCACGCCACCACGCCGCTCGATCCGCGGGTGCTGGAGGCGATGATGCCCTATTTCACGACCGTTTTCGGCAATGCTGCCAGCCGCAACCACTCCTTCGGTTGGGAAGCCGAGGCTGCCGTGGAGAAGGCCCGCGAGCAGGTTGCGAAGCTGATCGGCGCGACGGCCAAGGAGATCATCTTTACCTCGGGCGCGACCGAGTCGAACAACCTGGCCATCAAGGGCATCGCGGAGATGTACCGCGAGCGCGGCAACCACATCATTACCCAGGTGACCGAGCACAAGGCTGTGCTCGATACCTGTAAGCGTCTGGAGAAGTCCGGCTACCGGGTGACCTATCTGCCGGTGAAGGCCGATGGCCTCATTGACATCGAAGACCTGAAGCGGGCCATCGACGACAAGACCATCCTGGTTTCGATCATGTTTGCCAACAATGAGATCGGTGTCCTTCAACCGGTCGCCGAGATTGGCAAGCTCTGCCATGAGAAGGGCATCCTCTTCCATACCGACGCGGTGCAGGCGGTGGGCAAGGTGCCGGTCAATGTGCAGACGATGAACATCGATGTGCTCTCGCTCTCCGGCCACAAGCTTTATGGCCCGAAGGGTGTCGGCGCGCTCTACGTTCGCCGCCGCAATCCCCGTGTCCAGATCGCCGAGCAGATCAACGGCGGCGGCCATGAGCGCGGCATGCGTTCGGGCACGCTCAATGTCCCCGGCATCGTCGGCCTGGGCAAGGCCTGCGAGATTGCCGGCGACGAGATGGAAGCGGAGACCAAGCGCCTGACAGCCCTGCGTGACCGCCTGAAGAACAAGTTCGAAGGCGCGCTCGACCATATTCATGTGAACGGCTCGATGGAGCACCGTCTGCCCGGCAGTCTCAACATGAGCTTTGTGTATGTGGAAGGCGAGTCGCTGCTGATGGGGATCAACGATATTGCGGTTTCAAGCGGATCTGCCTGCACCTCTGCGACGCTTGAACCATCTTATGTATTGAAGGCCCTGGGCCTGGGTGACGATGTCGCGCACAGCTCTATCCGTTTCGGGCTGGGCCGCTTCAATACCGAGGCTGAAGTGGATTACGTGGCCGACAAGCTGATCGACGTCGTGCAGAAGCTTCGCGAGCTCTCACCGCTGTACGAAATGGTGAAAGAGGGCATCGACCTTACCAAGATCGAATGGACGGCGCACTAA
- a CDS encoding RrF2 family transcriptional regulator, which produces MLRLTKKADYGLMALKFIAEHEDSVSLSAKDIAEAYHIPPQLLAKILQKLTREGLLRSHAGMNGGYTLSRPAADITAFEVIRAIDGPLFITSCVTDSGSCDLTNSCTIKEPLARVNDSISDVLKNIRISDLADPSHSPMAQQLVTIRTTSRA; this is translated from the coding sequence ATGCTGAGATTAACCAAAAAGGCCGACTATGGGCTCATGGCGCTGAAGTTCATCGCCGAGCATGAAGATTCTGTGTCGCTCAGCGCGAAGGACATTGCCGAGGCCTACCACATTCCGCCGCAGCTGCTGGCCAAAATCCTCCAGAAGCTGACGCGAGAGGGGCTTTTGCGCTCCCACGCCGGCATGAACGGCGGTTATACACTTTCCCGGCCGGCAGCCGACATCACCGCGTTCGAGGTGATCCGCGCCATTGACGGCCCGCTTTTCATCACATCTTGCGTGACGGACAGCGGTTCTTGCGACCTGACGAACAGTTGCACCATCAAAGAACCCCTGGCACGTGTGAATGACAGCATCTCGGACGTGCTGAAAAACATCAGAATCTCGGACCTGGCTGATCCCAGCCACAGTCCGATGGCGCAGCAGCTGGTGACGATCCGTACCACCAGCCGAGCCTGA
- a CDS encoding CDP-alcohol phosphatidyltransferase family protein, with translation MKELRAAPNLLTLLRLCAVPFLVLAILDHHYPTAFVLFILAGISDGLDGLLARLLQQRTVLGQYLDPVADKLLLSTLFLVLNHEGLISRRVTVLVFGRDLGIVMVAAILYASVGMRNFKPSIFGKANTLAQIIALVSVLLSMFYAPPFILWLRRASLEATVAFTVISGFHYAWQIARRLSPAESPAS, from the coding sequence ATGAAAGAACTGCGCGCCGCGCCGAATCTGCTGACTCTCCTGCGCCTCTGCGCTGTCCCCTTTCTTGTCCTTGCGATCCTGGACCATCACTATCCCACGGCTTTCGTGCTGTTTATCCTGGCCGGAATCTCGGACGGGTTGGACGGCCTGCTGGCGAGGCTGCTTCAGCAGCGCACGGTGCTCGGGCAATATCTCGATCCGGTAGCCGACAAGCTGCTCCTGAGCACGCTTTTCCTGGTCCTGAATCATGAGGGGCTCATCTCCCGGCGGGTGACGGTGCTGGTCTTCGGCCGCGACCTCGGCATCGTCATGGTGGCGGCAATTCTTTATGCCAGCGTCGGCATGCGGAATTTCAAGCCCAGCATCTTCGGCAAGGCGAATACGCTGGCGCAGATCATCGCGCTGGTTTCGGTGCTGTTGAGTATGTTTTACGCGCCGCCCTTTATCCTGTGGCTCCGGCGTGCCTCGCTTGAGGCAACCGTGGCGTTCACCGTGATCTCAGGATTCCATTACGCCTGGCAGATTGCACGGCGGCTCAGCCCTGCGGAGAGCCCGGCTTCCTAA
- a CDS encoding helix-turn-helix domain-containing protein — MNSVSTSAFSNLFHALMISSSSDAEPSEDLEYLLQLVRRPPSISALKRAQCILLWKHCALPPRQIAHLLGWSPGTVHNLLSAYRKAGPAICHAHIRGGRTHAYLTAEREQRLLKSFLDRARSTGFLDVKSLHAAYEHLVGHRCAASTIYRLVHRHGQAGKLPRKPLGR, encoded by the coding sequence GTGAATTCCGTCTCCACTTCTGCCTTCTCAAACCTGTTCCATGCGCTCATGATCTCCAGCTCGTCTGACGCTGAACCCTCCGAAGACCTCGAATACTTATTGCAGCTCGTTCGCCGGCCGCCTTCCATCTCCGCCCTCAAACGTGCCCAGTGCATCCTGCTTTGGAAGCATTGCGCCCTTCCTCCCCGCCAGATTGCCCACCTGCTCGGCTGGAGTCCAGGCACAGTACACAATCTGCTCTCCGCCTACCGAAAAGCCGGTCCTGCGATCTGCCATGCGCATATCCGCGGCGGCCGCACCCACGCCTACCTCACCGCCGAGCGCGAACAGCGCCTGCTCAAAAGCTTTCTCGATCGCGCCCGGAGCACGGGGTTTCTCGACGTCAAATCCCTGCACGCCGCCTATGAACATCTGGTCGGACATCGCTGCGCAGCCTCGACCATCTATCGGCTCGTGCACCGGCATGGCCAAGCCGGCAAACTTCCTCGCAAGCCTCTCGGCCGCTGA
- a CDS encoding SGNH/GDSL hydrolase family protein, with product MLLGATLFPVGMNAQTSSAAGAPASPQAPAASAASTVTLPAQEVDRMRHQLADWANLGRYHDDNASLAPPAPGEQRVVFMGDSITDNWGRLAGKFFPGKPYVNRGISGQTTPQMLVRFRQDVVALHPAAVLILAGINDIAGNTGPETMTDIENNFRSMVDIAKREHIRVILASTLPASVVPWRPGVKPADQVRELDAWLAQYAEQEHLVFCNYYPAMEDGQGGMRPELAIDKAVHPNDAGYAVMAPIAEAAIAKSLAEPRP from the coding sequence GTGCTGTTGGGAGCAACGCTGTTTCCTGTAGGGATGAACGCGCAGACGTCATCGGCCGCAGGCGCGCCGGCCTCGCCACAGGCTCCTGCAGCTAGTGCCGCGTCGACGGTCACGCTGCCAGCGCAGGAGGTTGATCGCATGCGCCACCAGCTTGCGGACTGGGCCAACCTCGGACGTTATCACGATGACAACGCATCGTTGGCGCCGCCGGCTCCCGGAGAGCAGCGGGTGGTTTTCATGGGGGACTCGATCACCGATAACTGGGGGCGCCTGGCAGGGAAGTTCTTTCCTGGAAAGCCGTATGTGAACCGCGGCATCTCCGGGCAGACGACGCCGCAGATGCTGGTGCGCTTCCGGCAGGATGTGGTGGCGCTGCATCCGGCCGCGGTGCTGATTCTGGCCGGTATCAATGACATCGCTGGCAATACGGGGCCGGAGACGATGACCGACATCGAGAATAACTTCCGCTCCATGGTCGATATTGCCAAGCGCGAGCACATCCGCGTGATCCTCGCCTCTACGCTGCCGGCTTCGGTTGTGCCATGGCGGCCTGGAGTGAAACCGGCGGATCAGGTTCGCGAGCTCGATGCATGGCTCGCGCAGTATGCGGAGCAGGAGCACCTCGTCTTCTGCAATTACTATCCGGCGATGGAAGACGGACAGGGTGGTATGCGTCCTGAGCTGGCCATCGATAAGGCGGTACACCCGAACGACGCCGGCTATGCGGTGATGGCGCCGATCGCGGAGGCCGCAATTGCCAAATCGCTCGCGGAGCCGAGACCCTAA
- a CDS encoding DUF5597 domain-containing protein, whose amino-acid sequence MKRLAAALSLSAFLVSPWLLRSQETPRIVEQNGRHALLVDGKPYLILGGQINNSSSWPGTMKDVWPTIEGMHANTVEAPVYWEQMEPRPGQFDFSLVDMLVNQAREHHVHLILLWFGTWKNGEMHYVPEWVKTDSVRYPRMIDERGQPIQVLSANSQANLDADRKAFVALTHHLHDLDGQQHTVLMIQVENESGAIGAVRDHSPAAEKEFEGQVPKELLAGLHHSPGTWTQVFGHDADETFQAYSQARYINEVAKAGKAELPIPMYCNVWVRYPKGYVIRGYQEPGFDYPSGGPVQTMIDLWKIEAPSIDVLAPDVYSNDREFQKELLSTYARPDNPLLVPETGLGNDFAPGFFYALGKGAIGFSPFGTDQTAWTLHPGQLPEAHAENFALVAPLDRVLARLNYEGKLQTAVEQEGRPEETLTFGRWQAKVGFGFPQRDGEQHAPGTKDNGGRVLVAQLGPDEFLVTGIEARVTFTLASGEAGHLQILKAEEGTYDDETWQPARIWNGDQTDRGLNFRHEHFAVRIRLGTY is encoded by the coding sequence ATGAAACGACTCGCTGCCGCTCTCTCGCTCTCTGCATTTCTTGTCTCGCCATGGCTGCTTCGTTCGCAGGAAACGCCTCGCATTGTCGAACAGAATGGCCGTCACGCGCTGCTGGTGGACGGCAAGCCGTATCTGATTCTCGGTGGGCAGATCAATAACTCGAGCTCGTGGCCCGGGACGATGAAGGATGTGTGGCCGACGATCGAGGGCATGCATGCCAACACGGTGGAAGCCCCGGTGTATTGGGAGCAGATGGAGCCGCGGCCCGGGCAGTTCGACTTCTCGCTGGTCGATATGCTGGTCAACCAGGCGCGGGAGCACCATGTCCATCTCATCCTGCTGTGGTTCGGCACGTGGAAGAACGGGGAGATGCACTACGTTCCGGAGTGGGTCAAAACCGATTCTGTGCGCTATCCGCGCATGATCGATGAGCGAGGCCAGCCGATCCAGGTGCTCTCGGCCAATTCGCAGGCAAATCTCGACGCGGACCGCAAGGCATTCGTTGCATTGACGCACCATCTGCATGATCTCGACGGGCAGCAGCACACGGTGCTGATGATTCAGGTGGAGAACGAGTCCGGAGCGATCGGAGCCGTGCGCGATCACTCGCCCGCAGCGGAGAAGGAGTTCGAAGGCCAGGTGCCGAAGGAACTGCTCGCCGGGCTGCATCACTCTCCCGGAACCTGGACCCAGGTCTTTGGCCATGATGCCGATGAGACCTTCCAGGCCTACTCGCAGGCTCGCTACATCAACGAAGTTGCGAAGGCGGGCAAGGCCGAGCTGCCGATCCCGATGTATTGCAACGTGTGGGTTCGCTATCCCAAGGGATACGTGATTCGCGGTTATCAGGAGCCGGGGTTCGATTATCCGAGTGGCGGTCCGGTGCAGACGATGATCGATCTATGGAAGATCGAGGCGCCGTCGATCGATGTGCTTGCTCCGGACGTGTACAGCAACGACCGCGAATTCCAGAAAGAGCTGCTGTCTACTTATGCGCGGCCTGACAATCCGCTGCTGGTTCCGGAGACAGGACTGGGGAATGACTTCGCTCCTGGTTTTTTCTATGCGCTGGGTAAGGGAGCGATCGGCTTTTCGCCCTTCGGAACCGATCAGACGGCATGGACGCTGCATCCGGGGCAGCTGCCTGAGGCGCACGCCGAGAATTTTGCGCTGGTTGCCCCTCTTGACCGTGTCCTGGCGCGGCTGAACTACGAAGGCAAGCTGCAGACCGCGGTCGAACAGGAGGGCAGGCCTGAAGAGACACTGACCTTCGGCCGGTGGCAGGCAAAGGTCGGCTTCGGATTCCCGCAGCGCGATGGCGAGCAGCATGCTCCGGGAACAAAGGACAACGGAGGTCGTGTCCTGGTCGCTCAGCTGGGACCGGATGAGTTTCTTGTTACGGGCATCGAGGCCCGCGTCACCTTCACCCTTGCGTCGGGTGAGGCCGGTCATCTGCAAATCCTCAAGGCCGAGGAAGGGACATACGATGACGAAACCTGGCAGCCTGCGCGCATCTGGAATGGAGACCAGACAGACCGGGGGCTGAACTTCCGCCACGAGCATTTTGCCGTCCGCATCCGGCTCGGGACTTATTAG
- a CDS encoding TonB-dependent receptor yields the protein MFRRNFYPFLSRNLFSFLCIVVVGLFTVSPLLAQVDQGTITGTVTDQTGAVVPSAQITLTNKDTGFVLSAKTDQSGVYVFSPVKIGNYTVTANAANFQKATLNGLTLNLNQRLQADLTLQPGSATQTVTVEAGAAQLLQTEDSSTGQVVSTQTINNTPLNGRNYVFVAQLAAGVAQSNGSRGEGNGDFSANGLRAEQNNFILDGVDNNSNLIDFLNGATYVVKPPPDALAEFKVQTSDYTAELGHSAGAVLNASIKSGTNALHGNLWEYWRNDALDARDYFSLTKPEFRQNQFGGTIGGPIIPNKLFFFGDVEATRIVFGSTGTYTVPTALMRQGNFSELLSTSLTGNSSPVTLYQPGTDGSTVLTCNGQQNVLCSNQINAVAQKILNMYPTPNANGGKTYNNYVINTNDINNTVSWDGRIDWNASAKDQAFFRMSNSNLRGNYPAPFGSVLDGGGYGSDGPSVNMGQNYVFSETHVFNPKLVNEFRFGYNWARAQFLQQSANTDVAAQVGLGGIPYQANNGGLPSTSISGMSGFGSPGYYPSIEFENVFQVLDNVTKVLGNHTLKAGVSIQSVRVAVTQPINPHGSYDYTGFFTSNPAANYTGYGVADFLADSMYSASISNFFSVHDVHWYYSGYAQDDWKVLPNLTLNLGLRYDYYQPSYEENDNQAYWNIESINGPASGTAQFLLPKNTKATLASAFTDLTSADNIAVVYSKNRSLALGQKLNFSPRIGFAFTATPKFVIRGGYGIFFGGLESVGASPNPSYNYPFAFSSNFTSPACSNGSCSTDGLSLDTGFSDAIAVGLQNYLSTPGLVGGQLQTKTPYTEQFNLTTQYALTPTMTLTTAYVGNVSRHLQALTDQNAPYGLVGPSDSSQAIRPFSSFGGAQYDLYEGVGSYNSLQASLEKHLSHNLQFLAAYTYSHALDDTGTPLDGGTNIYRNANLYSIGSELASSDWDVRHRFTLSGNYALPFGQGQRFLNHGGLVNELVGGWSADVAFYALTGNPFTVSPNNTAAVGANTRRAILTGDPFATGGSADASNSGTSCAASTKSVAHWYNPCAFANPLSGTLIPNTQTTANPTGDPITNPVEAEAYLGGARNQIYGPGYQRVNMSFFKNFPTIREQYLQFRADVFNMFNTPAFGQPSEETNSTSGGEITSTRSLGNFTPNPRFFQLAAKYYF from the coding sequence ATGTTCAGGCGCAATTTCTATCCATTCTTATCGCGGAATTTATTTTCATTTCTATGCATCGTGGTGGTTGGGCTGTTCACAGTCTCTCCTCTCCTGGCGCAGGTGGACCAGGGCACGATTACGGGAACAGTGACGGATCAGACAGGTGCTGTGGTTCCGTCGGCACAAATCACATTGACCAATAAGGACACCGGCTTTGTGCTGTCGGCAAAGACAGACCAGAGCGGTGTGTATGTCTTCTCGCCGGTGAAAATCGGCAACTATACCGTGACTGCCAACGCCGCGAATTTTCAAAAGGCGACGTTGAACGGCCTTACGCTGAACCTTAACCAGCGCCTGCAGGCCGACCTTACTCTGCAGCCGGGCAGCGCCACGCAGACGGTGACGGTAGAGGCCGGTGCGGCGCAGCTGCTGCAGACGGAAGACTCATCGACCGGGCAGGTGGTGAGCACACAGACGATCAACAACACGCCGCTGAACGGCCGCAATTATGTCTTTGTGGCGCAGCTCGCAGCCGGTGTTGCCCAGTCGAATGGCTCACGCGGCGAAGGGAACGGCGACTTCAGCGCCAACGGCCTGCGCGCCGAGCAGAACAACTTCATTCTCGACGGCGTGGATAACAACTCGAACCTGATCGACTTCCTGAACGGCGCGACCTATGTCGTGAAGCCTCCGCCGGACGCCCTGGCGGAGTTCAAGGTGCAGACCAGCGATTACACCGCGGAGCTCGGCCACTCGGCCGGAGCGGTGCTCAACGCTTCGATCAAGAGCGGTACCAATGCACTGCACGGAAACCTGTGGGAGTACTGGAGAAACGACGCTCTGGATGCCCGCGATTATTTCTCTCTGACCAAGCCCGAGTTTCGTCAGAACCAGTTTGGCGGAACGATCGGCGGTCCGATCATTCCGAACAAGCTCTTCTTCTTTGGCGATGTGGAAGCTACGCGCATCGTCTTCGGTTCGACCGGTACGTACACGGTGCCGACCGCACTCATGCGGCAGGGTAACTTCAGCGAACTGCTGAGCACGAGCCTCACCGGCAACAGTTCGCCGGTAACGCTCTACCAGCCGGGCACTGACGGCAGTACGGTGCTGACCTGCAACGGGCAGCAGAATGTCCTGTGCTCGAACCAGATCAACGCGGTGGCGCAGAAGATCCTGAACATGTATCCGACGCCGAACGCCAACGGCGGCAAGACCTACAACAACTACGTCATCAACACGAATGACATCAACAACACCGTCAGCTGGGATGGCCGCATCGACTGGAACGCTTCGGCGAAGGACCAGGCCTTCTTCCGCATGAGCAACTCGAACCTGCGCGGCAACTATCCGGCGCCCTTCGGTTCGGTTCTCGACGGCGGCGGCTACGGATCGGATGGTCCGTCCGTCAACATGGGCCAGAACTATGTCTTCAGCGAAACGCACGTCTTCAATCCCAAGCTTGTGAACGAATTCCGCTTCGGTTACAACTGGGCTCGCGCGCAGTTCCTGCAGCAGAGCGCGAACACGGATGTGGCTGCGCAGGTGGGACTGGGCGGCATTCCCTACCAGGCCAACAACGGCGGTCTGCCGTCGACGTCGATCAGCGGCATGAGCGGCTTCGGTTCACCGGGCTACTATCCGTCTATCGAGTTTGAGAATGTCTTCCAGGTGCTCGACAACGTCACGAAGGTGCTGGGCAATCACACCCTCAAGGCCGGCGTGAGCATCCAGAGCGTTCGCGTCGCGGTGACGCAGCCGATCAATCCTCACGGTTCTTACGATTACACCGGTTTCTTCACCTCGAACCCTGCTGCCAACTACACCGGCTATGGCGTTGCCGACTTTCTGGCTGACTCCATGTACAGCGCCTCGATCTCGAACTTCTTCAGCGTGCACGATGTGCACTGGTACTACTCCGGCTACGCACAGGACGACTGGAAGGTGCTCCCGAACCTGACACTCAACCTTGGCCTGCGCTACGACTACTACCAGCCTTCGTATGAGGAGAACGATAACCAGGCTTACTGGAATATCGAGTCCATCAACGGTCCGGCCTCGGGCACGGCGCAGTTCCTGCTGCCCAAGAACACCAAGGCCACACTGGCCTCTGCATTCACCGACCTTACTTCGGCTGACAACATTGCGGTGGTCTACAGCAAGAACCGCTCGCTGGCCCTTGGGCAGAAGCTGAACTTCAGCCCGCGTATCGGATTCGCCTTCACGGCGACGCCGAAGTTCGTGATCCGCGGCGGATATGGCATCTTCTTCGGCGGCCTCGAGAGCGTGGGCGCTTCGCCGAATCCCTCTTACAACTATCCGTTCGCTTTCTCGTCGAACTTCACCTCGCCTGCCTGCTCGAATGGCAGCTGCTCGACGGATGGGCTGAGCCTCGATACCGGCTTCTCGGACGCGATCGCCGTGGGCCTGCAGAACTATCTCTCCACGCCTGGACTGGTGGGTGGACAGTTGCAGACCAAGACGCCGTACACCGAGCAGTTCAACCTTACGACGCAGTACGCGCTGACTCCGACCATGACGCTGACCACCGCGTATGTCGGCAACGTCTCGCGTCACCTGCAGGCACTGACGGACCAGAATGCGCCTTATGGACTGGTCGGTCCTTCCGACAGCTCACAGGCAATCCGTCCGTTCTCGAGCTTCGGCGGCGCACAGTACGACCTGTATGAGGGGGTCGGCAGCTATAACTCGCTGCAGGCATCGCTCGAAAAGCACCTCTCGCACAACCTGCAGTTCCTGGCTGCTTACACCTACTCCCACGCGCTCGATGACACGGGTACGCCGCTCGATGGTGGAACGAACATCTATCGCAATGCGAACCTCTATTCCATCGGGAGCGAACTCGCCAGCTCGGACTGGGATGTGCGGCATCGCTTCACGCTGTCGGGCAACTATGCGCTGCCCTTTGGCCAGGGACAGAGATTCCTGAACCATGGCGGCCTGGTGAATGAGCTGGTCGGAGGATGGTCGGCAGATGTGGCCTTCTACGCGCTGACGGGCAATCCTTTCACTGTGAGTCCCAACAACACGGCGGCGGTGGGCGCCAACACGCGCCGCGCTATCCTTACCGGCGATCCCTTTGCCACAGGCGGCTCGGCCGATGCCAGCAATTCCGGCACCAGCTGCGCAGCTTCGACGAAGAGTGTTGCGCACTGGTACAACCCCTGCGCCTTTGCGAACCCGCTCTCCGGAACGCTCATTCCGAATACGCAGACCACGGCCAATCCGACTGGCGACCCCATCACCAACCCGGTGGAAGCTGAGGCGTATCTCGGTGGCGCGCGTAACCAGATCTACGGACCTGGCTATCAGCGCGTGAATATGAGCTTCTTCAAGAACTTCCCGACCATCCGCGAGCAGTACCTGCAGTTCCGCGCGGATGTCTTTAACATGTTCAATACTCCGGCATTCGGCCAGCCGAGTGAGGAGACGAACTCCACCAGCGGCGGTGAAATCACCAGCACGCGCTCGCTGGGCAACTTCACCCCTAACCCGCGATTCTTCCAGCTCGCGGCGAAGTACTACTTCTAA